One region of Exiguobacterium acetylicum genomic DNA includes:
- the uhpT gene encoding hexose-6-phosphate:phosphate antiporter translates to MGFFSIKKLPNAGIPIEVQRKQWLQQFLKAFLVVFFSYMAMYLIRNNFKAAQPLLKEELGFTTTELGYIGFAFSITYGIGKTLLGYFVDGKNTKRVISFLLILSSLIVTAMGLLMSAGGSPVGLLMVLWGLSGFFQSVGGPSSYSTIARWTPFEKRGRYLGFWNVSHNIGGAIAGGLALWGANVFFNGSVVGMFIFPAAIALVIGIVGLFIGKDDPEELGWNRSEEIFEEPIEPENIAAESMTKWQIFKTYVISNPWIWTLCIANVFVYIVRIGIDNWAPLYVTEHLHFSTESAVNTIFFFEIGALCGSMIWGYVSDLLKGRRALVAAICLLLTAVAVLGYRYGTSELMIYASLFALGALIYGPQLLIGVSVISFAPKQATTVTNGMVGTFGYLFGDSIAKVGLAKIADPETNGLTIGSVTLHGWSDTFIIFNAALLFGLIALAIVAVVEEKKIRRLGLLERQADKLSS, encoded by the coding sequence ATGGGCTTCTTCAGCATCAAAAAATTGCCGAATGCCGGCATACCAATCGAAGTACAACGGAAACAATGGTTACAACAATTCTTAAAGGCATTCTTAGTCGTCTTCTTCTCATACATGGCGATGTATCTCATCCGAAACAACTTCAAGGCAGCGCAACCACTCTTGAAAGAGGAACTGGGCTTTACGACGACGGAACTTGGTTATATCGGTTTCGCTTTCTCGATTACATACGGAATCGGGAAAACATTGCTCGGTTATTTCGTGGACGGAAAAAATACGAAACGTGTCATCTCATTCTTATTGATTCTCTCGTCCTTGATCGTCACGGCGATGGGACTCTTGATGAGTGCTGGTGGAAGTCCGGTCGGTCTCTTGATGGTTCTTTGGGGACTCAGTGGGTTCTTCCAATCGGTCGGGGGACCATCGTCGTATTCGACGATTGCTCGCTGGACACCGTTTGAAAAACGTGGGCGTTACCTCGGTTTCTGGAACGTCTCGCACAACATCGGTGGAGCGATTGCCGGTGGTCTCGCACTGTGGGGAGCGAATGTCTTCTTTAACGGAAGTGTCGTCGGGATGTTCATCTTCCCAGCTGCGATCGCACTCGTCATCGGAATTGTCGGTCTGTTCATTGGGAAGGATGATCCGGAGGAACTCGGGTGGAACCGGAGTGAAGAAATCTTCGAGGAACCGATTGAACCGGAAAACATTGCTGCTGAAAGTATGACGAAATGGCAAATCTTCAAAACGTACGTCATCTCGAACCCCTGGATCTGGACGCTCTGTATCGCGAACGTTTTCGTTTACATCGTCCGAATCGGGATTGATAACTGGGCGCCGCTCTATGTCACGGAACACTTGCACTTCAGTACGGAGAGTGCCGTCAATACGATCTTCTTCTTTGAGATCGGCGCCTTATGCGGCAGTATGATTTGGGGTTATGTGTCCGATTTACTCAAGGGACGCCGGGCGCTCGTCGCAGCGATTTGTCTCTTACTGACGGCTGTCGCGGTCCTCGGTTATCGTTACGGTACGAGTGAACTTATGATTTACGCGTCACTATTTGCACTCGGTGCGCTCATCTACGGACCACAGCTCTTGATCGGTGTCTCGGTCATCAGCTTCGCACCAAAACAAGCGACGACGGTCACGAACGGGATGGTCGGTACGTTCGGTTACTTGTTCGGTGATTCAATCGCAAAAGTCGGTCTAGCGAAAATCGCTGACCCGGAGACGAACGGTCTAACGATTGGTTCGGTTACATTACACGGCTGGAGTGATACATTTATCATCTTCAATGCGGCGTTACTGTTCGGTTTGATCGCCCTCGCGATCGTCGCCGTCGTCGAGGAGAAAAAGATTCGTCGCCTCGGACTGTTAGAGCGTCAAGCGGATAAGTTGAGTTCTTAA
- a CDS encoding FAD-dependent oxidoreductase, which yields MPYLSGFPSSYWKQSAPATSYPALNQDTKHDVVVIGAGIAGLVTAMQLTERGYDVAVIEAGDVAAGTTGYTTAKVSSQHGLIYDTLIQTVGEESARLYYEANEEAITFLRHQVERLDIACELETQDAYLYAATSKEQAMEREVRAYERLRLNGGEATEEVRSKLPYDVKRAVVLRDQAQFHPVKYLQGLAQQIVQQGGKVYEQTRAVSLESNRTPTVILENGHRIEAKKVVVATHFPFHDFKGLYFSKLEVHRSSIVSGQVDETFPDGMFMSADQPSRSLRHTRTEDGRLLGLFGGENHLSGHETETMQRYEHLADFARSEFHVESFNQFWSAQDLITLDKIPYIGQMTADDPNVFVATGFAKWGMTNGIAAGLLLSDLLTGTPNRFRHLFDPTRSKLKAKDATQFVKNNADVAIELVKGKLTKARRRADELQLDEGGLVTHHGKTVGGYRDSEGNLHLVSTTCTHMGCDTKWNEAERSWDCPCHGSRFGPTGEVLEGPAVNPLKSIE from the coding sequence ATGCCTTACTTATCTGGATTTCCCTCGTCTTATTGGAAACAAAGCGCACCTGCCACTTCCTATCCCGCTCTCAATCAAGATACTAAGCATGATGTCGTCGTCATTGGGGCTGGGATTGCTGGACTCGTCACGGCCATGCAATTGACGGAACGGGGATATGATGTCGCTGTGATCGAAGCAGGTGACGTTGCTGCCGGTACGACAGGTTATACGACGGCTAAAGTTTCCTCACAACACGGTTTGATTTACGACACGCTGATCCAAACCGTTGGCGAGGAGTCAGCGCGACTGTATTATGAAGCGAATGAAGAAGCAATCACGTTTTTACGTCATCAAGTGGAACGACTCGACATTGCCTGCGAACTTGAAACGCAAGACGCTTATCTCTACGCGGCAACATCAAAAGAGCAAGCGATGGAACGGGAAGTCCGTGCCTATGAACGGTTAAGGTTAAACGGTGGCGAGGCGACGGAAGAAGTCCGAAGTAAGTTGCCGTACGATGTTAAACGAGCTGTCGTCTTGCGCGATCAAGCGCAGTTCCATCCCGTCAAATATCTTCAAGGACTTGCGCAACAAATTGTCCAACAGGGTGGGAAAGTGTATGAACAGACACGAGCCGTATCGCTCGAATCGAATCGGACGCCAACTGTCATCCTGGAGAACGGTCACCGAATCGAGGCGAAGAAGGTCGTCGTCGCGACCCATTTTCCATTTCATGACTTCAAGGGCTTATACTTCTCAAAACTCGAAGTCCATCGCTCGTCTATCGTGTCGGGTCAGGTCGATGAGACGTTTCCAGACGGGATGTTCATGAGTGCCGATCAACCGAGTCGTTCTCTGCGTCACACGCGAACAGAAGACGGGCGTCTCCTTGGTCTGTTTGGCGGTGAGAATCATTTGTCCGGTCACGAGACGGAGACGATGCAACGCTATGAACATCTTGCTGACTTTGCACGTAGTGAATTTCATGTCGAGTCGTTCAATCAGTTTTGGTCAGCGCAAGACTTGATTACGCTCGACAAGATCCCCTATATCGGACAGATGACAGCGGATGACCCGAACGTGTTCGTTGCGACCGGCTTTGCGAAGTGGGGGATGACGAACGGTATCGCAGCCGGATTGTTGCTGAGCGATTTGTTGACGGGAACCCCCAATCGTTTTCGCCATTTATTTGACCCGACCCGATCGAAGCTAAAGGCGAAGGACGCAACACAGTTCGTCAAGAACAACGCGGACGTCGCCATCGAGCTTGTCAAAGGGAAGCTGACGAAAGCACGTCGTCGAGCCGATGAATTACAGCTGGACGAAGGTGGACTCGTCACCCATCACGGGAAGACGGTCGGTGGATACCGCGATTCGGAAGGGAACCTTCATCTCGTCTCGACGACCTGTACCCATATGGGGTGCGATACGAAATGGAATGAAGCAGAACGGTCATGGGATTGTCCGTGTCATGGTTCACGATTCGGTCCGACAGGAGAGGTGCTAGAGGGGCCAGCTGTCAATCCACTTAAATCGATCGAGTAA
- a CDS encoding ankyrin repeat domain-containing protein, with product MEQETNERIDPAHRIRRAVTRKETTYFSLLLGIAIVTVGAIIGLVFETGQPGIYVMVGLVILLLILWLRQWQRVSRIRSEGVRLSAEQFPELFEQIRIHTEQLQLWRMPEIYFQDDVKRPHVIGLFQKYLIVLPTSYLELTEIRRFRLLLELARIKRNHQEKQILLWIGSWIPFLRPAYMRACARTRHQMVLPLVSPVYARQAMFEDVLGPTLLATTDTVIYVEEKRQRRTFSILLYEALQTELSLLERLHLTGEPIERPRPLFRYSQGFVVAGSILLAIFLVSTTAGMLLDGGAIEAKKEAKEASEENVTAKTSGQDLNETELMAAIQKGKLEDIHRLIPESDMKAVDADGDTALHYLGYRKSSTGLESVFKELLAAGSDVDAVNEFGERPFITAVFSNNDELVDLYLKRGEKVNQQDADKFTPLHHAVEGEGNETVKLLLEHGADPSIKNADGFTPLMLAQEYELDEIIELLKQNSAQTL from the coding sequence ATGGAGCAGGAGACGAACGAACGGATTGATCCCGCGCACCGGATCAGAAGAGCGGTGACCCGCAAGGAGACCACCTACTTTAGTTTGTTGTTAGGCATCGCCATCGTGACGGTCGGTGCGATCATTGGATTAGTCTTTGAAACAGGGCAGCCCGGTATTTATGTGATGGTGGGTCTTGTGATCCTATTGTTAATACTCTGGCTACGACAATGGCAACGGGTCTCCCGGATTCGAAGTGAAGGAGTTCGCTTGAGTGCCGAGCAGTTTCCAGAGTTGTTCGAGCAAATCCGTATACATACAGAACAGTTGCAACTATGGCGGATGCCAGAAATCTATTTCCAAGATGACGTGAAACGACCGCACGTCATTGGTCTATTCCAAAAATATTTGATTGTCCTACCGACGTCGTATCTAGAATTGACAGAGATTCGTCGTTTCCGATTGTTACTTGAACTGGCACGAATCAAACGGAACCATCAGGAAAAGCAAATCTTACTATGGATTGGCAGCTGGATTCCGTTTTTACGTCCGGCTTACATGCGGGCATGTGCTCGGACCCGTCATCAGATGGTCCTACCACTTGTTTCGCCCGTATACGCGCGACAAGCCATGTTTGAGGATGTGCTCGGACCAACACTTCTAGCAACGACAGATACAGTTATCTATGTCGAGGAGAAACGGCAGCGACGGACGTTTTCTATCTTATTGTATGAAGCGTTACAAACCGAACTTTCTTTACTCGAACGGTTGCACTTAACGGGTGAGCCAATCGAACGTCCACGACCACTCTTTCGATATAGTCAAGGCTTCGTCGTCGCAGGTAGTATTCTACTCGCAATATTCCTCGTTAGCACGACGGCAGGTATGCTGTTAGACGGAGGGGCGATTGAGGCTAAAAAAGAAGCGAAAGAAGCGAGTGAAGAGAATGTCACGGCGAAGACGAGCGGTCAGGATCTCAACGAGACGGAGTTGATGGCAGCGATTCAAAAAGGGAAACTCGAAGACATTCATCGATTAATTCCGGAAAGTGATATGAAGGCAGTCGATGCCGATGGCGATACGGCATTGCATTATCTCGGGTACCGGAAATCGAGCACAGGACTCGAATCGGTCTTTAAGGAGTTGCTCGCAGCGGGCAGTGATGTCGATGCTGTCAATGAGTTTGGCGAACGACCGTTCATTACGGCAGTCTTCAGTAACAACGATGAGCTCGTTGATCTGTACTTGAAGCGAGGCGAAAAGGTCAATCAACAAGATGCCGACAAGTTCACGCCTCTTCATCACGCTGTTGAAGGGGAAGGGAACGAGACCGTCAAGCTCTTACTCGAGCATGGTGCGGATCCGTCGATCAAAAACGCGGATGGCTTTACGCCACTTATGTTGGCACAAGAGTATGAACTCGATGAAATCATTGAGCTGTTGAAGCAAAACTCAGCGCAGACACTATAA
- a CDS encoding ABC transporter substrate-binding protein: MRKGMLFLLSIICLMSIWIVRNNEQTKQGTAARETVPHLTAYVSAKEDIGRALLSSYCEQAGCTYEFVRLSTEELVRRVTKEADHPRADVIIGGTWDAHQTLKQRGLSTPFPSDMDQAELQDPDRYWIGYEVERLAIVINTDVWNNRFGAAPYPKTLADLTAKQYQDALILPDPNHSGTGATILQAVFDGYGTKAEDVLRELIERTRLFTANGFAPTSYVASGEAMLGVNFIGDQQSLREKYYPVKSIPLDTYSINAISKLKGRTQQKQANAFMRFVLSADGQAILRKVSFGTPTYAIAKTQPIQQNVGQDIVADYRDYLRRFNQLQDK, translated from the coding sequence ATGAGAAAAGGAATGCTCTTCTTGCTGAGTATCATTTGTCTCATGAGCATTTGGATTGTCCGCAACAATGAACAGACGAAGCAGGGAACAGCTGCTCGGGAAACCGTTCCGCATTTGACGGCGTATGTCTCTGCGAAAGAGGATATCGGTCGCGCCTTGCTGTCATCGTATTGTGAGCAGGCGGGGTGTACGTATGAGTTCGTGCGTCTCTCGACAGAAGAACTCGTCCGGCGTGTGACGAAGGAAGCGGATCATCCGCGCGCCGACGTCATCATCGGCGGAACGTGGGATGCCCACCAGACGCTTAAGCAACGCGGATTGTCGACACCGTTCCCAAGCGACATGGATCAAGCAGAACTACAGGATCCGGATCGCTACTGGATCGGCTACGAAGTCGAACGCCTCGCGATCGTCATCAATACGGACGTCTGGAACAACCGATTCGGGGCGGCACCATATCCGAAGACACTCGCTGACTTGACGGCGAAGCAGTATCAGGACGCGTTGATTTTGCCGGATCCGAACCACTCCGGTACCGGTGCGACGATTCTGCAAGCGGTCTTTGACGGATACGGAACGAAGGCGGAAGATGTCTTACGCGAGCTAATCGAGCGAACGCGACTATTCACGGCGAACGGCTTTGCACCGACGTCGTACGTCGCCAGTGGGGAAGCGATGCTTGGGGTTAATTTCATCGGGGATCAACAATCGCTGCGTGAAAAGTATTATCCGGTCAAAAGCATCCCACTCGATACGTACTCGATCAACGCGATCTCAAAGCTGAAAGGACGGACGCAACAAAAGCAGGCGAACGCCTTCATGCGTTTCGTGCTCTCGGCTGACGGTCAGGCGATTCTGCGGAAGGTCTCGTTCGGTACGCCGACCTATGCGATCGCGAAGACACAACCGATCCAGCAAAATGTCGGACAGGATATCGTCGCCGATTACCGGGACTATCTCCGTCGATTCAATCAGCTCCAAGACAAATGA
- a CDS encoding Ig-like domain-containing protein: MSNFSWKAFIVPTLVTSLILPVPFLEVEVAHAQIEQLHLQEAEINLEGGIYSSPQFVTFSVEPNQSVYYTRDGSEPTEDSHKYYSGNPIFLNQTTQLKYVTIDREGNRSEVRYHNYSFYHVNPLAQSETKVKGVGVPGMKLQFRSGLQLLAEATVDGNGQFESDIPQQTTGTVLTVNAIYNDQETSSTLEVQEQQSVYLDVPTSINDDQLRITGTTEPFADVTVTSETFRKETFGATADEFGKFAVDFGYPDSGKHIKIEAQVENRISETKVVWLNDVTAPEVLHVGKLPETQTMLPVATEGEDTIIEVYRGQERIAMRHTGPSRYADMYYIDLPRQSIGTHLMVYVKDVAGNRSRGYEVIVEPNKPAVPFQVHGLNNRSNLISGKTKSGFTVTAQIGQEQRTVQANTQGKFTMKDVVLVGGTTVFFEVKDKKGEVVYDIMIPVDDVIAPRIQGALEKTIPAGRRF, encoded by the coding sequence ATGTCGAATTTCTCGTGGAAAGCATTCATCGTACCGACACTCGTCACTTCATTAATCTTACCCGTACCGTTTTTAGAAGTCGAAGTCGCACACGCGCAAATCGAACAACTGCATCTTCAAGAAGCAGAAATCAATCTAGAAGGAGGTATCTATAGTAGTCCTCAATTCGTGACGTTTTCTGTAGAACCGAATCAAAGTGTCTATTATACCCGAGATGGATCTGAACCGACCGAGGATAGCCATAAATATTACTCGGGAAATCCGATTTTCTTGAATCAGACGACGCAGCTCAAGTATGTGACGATTGATCGAGAAGGAAATCGCTCAGAAGTGAGGTATCACAACTATTCGTTTTATCATGTGAATCCGCTCGCGCAATCGGAAACAAAAGTCAAAGGAGTTGGAGTACCGGGGATGAAGCTCCAATTTCGCAGTGGTCTTCAGCTACTTGCCGAGGCAACAGTGGATGGAAACGGTCAATTCGAATCTGACATTCCGCAGCAAACTACAGGAACTGTCTTGACTGTGAACGCCATTTATAATGACCAAGAGACGAGTAGTACGCTTGAGGTGCAGGAACAACAGAGCGTTTATCTCGATGTCCCAACGTCCATCAATGATGATCAGCTTCGAATCACAGGAACGACTGAACCTTTTGCAGACGTCACGGTCACGAGCGAAACATTCAGGAAAGAAACCTTTGGAGCGACAGCTGACGAGTTTGGAAAATTTGCAGTTGATTTTGGATATCCGGATAGCGGAAAGCATATCAAAATCGAAGCACAAGTAGAAAACCGTATCAGCGAAACGAAAGTCGTCTGGTTAAACGATGTGACGGCACCTGAAGTCCTACATGTCGGGAAATTACCAGAAACGCAAACGATGTTACCTGTCGCGACGGAAGGAGAAGACACGATCATCGAAGTGTATCGCGGTCAGGAACGGATCGCGATGCGTCATACTGGTCCGAGTCGCTATGCCGACATGTATTACATCGATTTGCCACGTCAAAGCATCGGTACGCATTTAATGGTCTACGTTAAAGATGTGGCAGGTAATCGTAGTCGTGGGTATGAAGTCATCGTTGAACCGAATAAACCAGCTGTTCCGTTTCAAGTACATGGTTTGAATAATCGATCGAACCTTATTTCTGGAAAGACAAAATCCGGTTTTACGGTGACTGCTCAAATCGGACAAGAACAAAGAACGGTTCAAGCAAATACACAGGGTAAATTCACGATGAAAGATGTCGTGTTAGTTGGTGGAACAACTGTCTTCTTTGAAGTGAAAGATAAAAAAGGAGAAGTAGTCTATGACATCATGATCCCGGTTGATGATGTCATCGCTCCACGCATTCAAGGTGCGTTAGAAAAGACGATTCCTGCAGGACGTCGATTCTAA
- a CDS encoding fatty acid desaturase: MSKEKIAQLRKHVSPFEKADIKASVRQMINTILPFLVLWFLAYQALKLSVFLAIPLAILAAGFVVRMFIIFHDCTHGSFFKNKKANAIVGTITGILTLFPYEKWKREHSIHHASSGNLDKRGVGDIWVMTIEEYIEASRFTRLKYRLYRNPLVMFGLGPLLLILVSSRFNRKDARKKERINTHVINASLIVLYGILIYFIGWQAFLIIQGTTMFTAGVLGIWLFYVQHTFEDSYFEDESEWDYVKAAIEGSSYYELPKVLQWVTGNIGFHHVHHLSPRVPNYHLEKAHVSTPPLQKATKIGLFSSLKSLRYKLYDAKNRTFVTFHDIKHLLREPKTSSL, encoded by the coding sequence ATGAGTAAAGAAAAGATTGCCCAGCTGCGCAAACATGTGTCGCCGTTTGAAAAGGCAGACATCAAAGCCAGCGTCCGGCAGATGATCAACACGATTCTGCCATTTCTCGTCCTATGGTTTCTGGCATATCAGGCCCTGAAGCTATCTGTGTTCCTCGCAATTCCTTTGGCGATCCTCGCCGCTGGATTCGTCGTCCGGATGTTCATCATCTTCCATGATTGTACGCACGGTTCATTCTTCAAGAATAAGAAAGCGAATGCGATCGTCGGTACGATCACTGGTATTTTGACGTTATTCCCGTATGAGAAATGGAAGCGAGAGCATTCGATCCACCATGCATCAAGTGGAAATCTCGATAAGCGCGGTGTCGGTGACATCTGGGTCATGACGATTGAGGAATACATCGAAGCGTCACGCTTCACACGCCTCAAGTATCGTCTGTACCGGAATCCACTCGTCATGTTCGGTCTTGGACCGCTCTTGTTGATTCTCGTCTCGAGCCGCTTCAATCGGAAGGATGCTCGCAAAAAAGAACGCATCAACACACATGTCATCAATGCGTCGCTGATCGTCCTGTACGGTATCCTGATTTACTTCATTGGCTGGCAAGCCTTCTTGATCATCCAAGGCACGACAATGTTCACAGCAGGCGTCCTTGGAATCTGGTTATTCTACGTTCAACATACGTTCGAAGACTCGTACTTCGAGGATGAGAGTGAATGGGATTATGTCAAGGCGGCAATCGAAGGTAGTTCGTATTACGAGTTGCCGAAGGTCTTGCAATGGGTGACAGGAAACATTGGCTTCCATCATGTTCACCATCTCAGCCCGCGCGTCCCGAACTATCATCTCGAAAAAGCGCATGTCTCGACACCACCACTTCAGAAGGCGACGAAGATCGGTTTATTCTCGAGCCTGAAATCGCTTCGCTATAAACTATACGATGCGAAGAACAGAACGTTCGTGACGTTCCACGACATCAAACACCTCTTACGCGAACCAAAGACGTCATCGTTGTAA
- a CDS encoding DUF5011 domain-containing protein: MDETNGDITDRLELEGEVDVNRPGRYWLTYRASDFAGNYSQVKRMIIVKDQARPTISGADDVTIKMNETFRPKRGVTAFDEVDGDLTKKIQISGTVNTSKKGIYPILYSVKDASGNQTTVIRKVHVVRTKP; encoded by the coding sequence ATCGATGAGACGAACGGTGATATTACAGACCGCTTAGAGCTTGAAGGAGAAGTGGATGTGAATCGTCCAGGTCGTTACTGGTTGACGTATCGGGCTAGTGATTTTGCGGGGAACTACAGTCAAGTCAAGCGAATGATCATCGTCAAAGATCAAGCACGTCCTACTATTTCAGGAGCAGATGATGTGACGATTAAGATGAATGAAACGTTCCGACCGAAGCGTGGCGTGACCGCATTTGATGAAGTAGACGGAGATTTGACGAAAAAGATTCAGATTTCAGGAACCGTCAATACTTCTAAAAAAGGTATTTATCCGATTCTCTATTCGGTAAAAGATGCCTCAGGCAATCAGACAACTGTCATCCGGAAGGTGCATGTCGTTCGAACGAAACCGTAA
- a CDS encoding VanZ family protein, producing the protein MRRIPISVYIGGAILLSLFVFSSMTYQQQSLIPFLTQHIPLDWVYAFSFVSFHYEVPISVASLGPAAFLEFFIRKGMHAGLFFILGISIVHFLRGRGYAALPAAFFSFTTAMTIGVMDEFHQQLTGGRTPLVGDVLIDGSGSLIGIVLYTAIRLYLKADQIVREQEQRRA; encoded by the coding sequence ATGCGCCGGATACCCATTTCCGTTTATATAGGAGGAGCCATCTTACTTTCCTTATTCGTCTTCAGTTCGATGACGTACCAGCAACAATCCTTGATTCCGTTTTTGACGCAACATATCCCACTCGATTGGGTGTATGCATTTTCCTTCGTGTCGTTCCATTATGAAGTTCCGATCAGTGTCGCGTCACTGGGACCTGCAGCGTTCCTTGAGTTTTTCATTCGGAAGGGAATGCACGCTGGATTGTTCTTCATCCTTGGGATCAGTATCGTTCATTTCTTACGTGGACGAGGCTACGCGGCATTACCAGCTGCCTTTTTTTCCTTCACGACAGCGATGACGATTGGTGTCATGGATGAATTCCATCAACAATTGACGGGTGGACGAACGCCACTTGTCGGTGATGTGTTGATTGATGGCAGTGGATCATTGATTGGTATCGTATTGTACACAGCAATCCGTCTTTATTTGAAAGCTGATCAGATTGTGCGAGAGCAAGAACAGCGGCGTGCATGA
- a CDS encoding 5'-nucleotidase C-terminal domain-containing protein has product MYKSKPLYAAAVAVALTTSAIVPVAQTTVSAATHVKVKTVKLKSLVFTKGAPVKLPATYKGEKITWKSYDRHAFNRYQTVKGTYGKKKNPIEIKIYIQNYAVKFVEKVADQTIYVDQKPELPKTLAVLYATGRIYDKPVRWSKVDTSEAGVKYAVASYTRLGKTITLKAKITVLDVNTDDFSIGLMHTNDTHANLDKAPKRATVIKELRSAYRAEGKPSLLLDAGDVFSGSLYFNKFLGQADLELMNYMKYDMMTFGNHEFDLGDTDNNIALKNFVTKAKFPFITANVDFSKNELFNGLQKKTITAGPERGKIYQGIIKEYKGQKIGFFGLTTEETADIASPGTVAFANYITSAKAAVKKLEDRGVNKIFALTHIGFDDNEAIDNDQLLARNVDGIDVIVGGHSHTKLEKPVVVDETVVPGKSEPTIIAQAYQYGDFLGNLDLTFDYKGKLTEYNGSLIDVSKAAEDVRAAEILKPYADQIAELKNEEVGANIVNALPNPRGEVSVRNSETALGNLITDGMLKKAKEYNKDTVIAMQNGGGIRAAIDAGPLTVGEVLTTLPFGNTLATAKMTGEEIKALLEISVGIAPKENGGFLHVSGMKFEYDSTKAAGERVTKMEVNNNGTFEVIDPAKTYVIATNAFTAKGGDGLTPFETAYKAGRVTDLGLSDWENLRDFTKSLGQVDYKIEGRIVDTSKLPN; this is encoded by the coding sequence ATGTACAAATCAAAACCGCTTTACGCGGCAGCTGTTGCTGTCGCCCTGACGACATCGGCAATCGTGCCCGTTGCTCAAACGACAGTTTCGGCTGCAACACATGTCAAAGTCAAAACGGTCAAACTCAAGTCACTCGTCTTCACGAAAGGTGCTCCGGTCAAACTCCCTGCTACATATAAAGGTGAGAAGATCACGTGGAAATCTTACGATCGCCATGCGTTCAACCGTTATCAAACGGTCAAAGGCACATACGGCAAGAAAAAGAATCCAATCGAAATCAAGATCTACATTCAGAACTACGCAGTGAAGTTCGTCGAGAAGGTCGCGGATCAGACGATCTATGTCGATCAAAAACCAGAATTGCCGAAAACACTAGCTGTTCTCTATGCGACAGGTCGCATCTATGACAAGCCAGTCCGCTGGTCGAAGGTGGATACGAGCGAAGCGGGTGTGAAATATGCGGTCGCAAGTTATACGCGTCTTGGTAAGACGATTACATTAAAAGCAAAAATCACGGTGCTCGACGTCAACACGGATGACTTCTCGATTGGTTTGATGCATACGAACGATACGCATGCAAACCTCGATAAAGCACCGAAGCGGGCAACTGTCATTAAAGAACTTCGCTCTGCTTACCGCGCAGAAGGTAAACCATCGCTTCTTTTAGATGCTGGTGACGTCTTCTCTGGATCACTCTATTTCAACAAGTTCCTTGGACAAGCGGATCTTGAACTGATGAACTACATGAAGTACGACATGATGACATTCGGTAACCACGAGTTCGATCTCGGCGATACAGACAACAACATCGCTTTGAAAAACTTTGTCACGAAAGCAAAATTCCCGTTCATCACGGCGAACGTCGATTTCAGTAAAAATGAACTCTTCAACGGTCTACAAAAGAAAACGATCACAGCCGGACCAGAGCGTGGCAAAATCTATCAAGGGATCATCAAGGAATACAAAGGACAAAAAATCGGCTTCTTCGGTTTGACGACAGAAGAAACGGCTGATATCGCAAGCCCAGGTACGGTGGCGTTCGCGAACTACATCACGAGTGCGAAAGCGGCCGTGAAGAAACTCGAAGATCGTGGCGTCAATAAAATCTTCGCCTTGACACATATCGGATTCGATGACAACGAAGCAATCGATAACGATCAACTGCTCGCACGTAACGTCGACGGGATCGACGTCATCGTCGGTGGTCACTCGCATACGAAACTTGAAAAACCAGTCGTCGTCGACGAAACGGTCGTACCAGGCAAATCAGAACCAACGATCATCGCGCAAGCATACCAATACGGTGATTTCCTCGGAAATCTTGATTTGACGTTCGACTACAAAGGGAAGTTGACGGAGTACAACGGATCACTGATCGACGTCTCAAAAGCAGCTGAAGACGTCCGTGCAGCTGAAATCCTCAAACCATATGCCGATCAAATCGCTGAATTGAAAAACGAAGAAGTCGGTGCGAATATCGTCAACGCTCTTCCAAACCCACGTGGTGAAGTCAGTGTCCGTAACAGCGAAACAGCTCTCGGAAACTTGATCACGGACGGGATGCTCAAAAAAGCAAAAGAATACAATAAAGATACAGTCATCGCGATGCAAAACGGTGGTGGTATCCGTGCTGCTATCGATGCCGGACCACTGACAGTCGGTGAAGTCTTAACGACGCTTCCATTCGGTAACACACTTGCGACAGCGAAAATGACAGGAGAAGAAATCAAGGCTCTCCTCGAAATCAGTGTCGGGATTGCACCAAAAGAAAATGGTGGTTTCCTCCACGTCTCTGGTATGAAATTCGAATACGATAGCACAAAAGCGGCCGGTGAACGCGTCACGAAGATGGAAGTCAATAACAACGGCACATTCGAAGTCATCGATCCAGCGAAGACATATGTCATCGCAACGAATGCCTTCACAGCTAAAGGTGGCGATGGTCTCACACCATTCGAGACAGCTTACAAAGCTGGTCGCGTCACGGACCTCGGTCTCTCGGACTGGGAAAACCTACGTGATTTCACGAAATCACTTGGTCAAGTCGACTACAAGATTGAAGGTCGCATCGTCGATACATCAAAACTTCCAAACTAA